The Magnolia sinica isolate HGM2019 chromosome 10, MsV1, whole genome shotgun sequence genome includes a window with the following:
- the LOC131217111 gene encoding uncharacterized protein LOC131217111, with amino-acid sequence MNSSSFASNGAFLLFSSTQKHSVSNTKWGLQSELDMSMSIQRSNRPTFRVLAKANAAPGKRSSTAEVIMVDPLEAKRLAAKQMQEIKAKEKFKRQRQIEAINGAWAMIGLTAGLVIEGHTGNGILAQLTGYWNAITSFFWW; translated from the exons atgaactcCTCTTCTTTCGCCAGTAATGGCGCCTTCCTTCTCTTCAGTTCTACTCAGAAGCACTCTGTCTCCAATACCAA ATGGGGATTGCAAAGTGAACTTGATATGAGTATGAGTATCCAAAGAAGCAACCGCCCAACATTTCGAGTTTTGGCCAAAGCTAAT GCAGCACCAGGTAAAAGAAGTTCAACTGCAGAGGTGATAATGGTTGATCCTTTAGAGGCCAAGCGGTTAGCTGCCAAACAAATGCAAGAAATTAAGGCCAAAGAGAAGTTCAAA AGACAACGCCAGATTGAAGCAATTAATGGAGCGTGGGCAATGATCGGTCTCACGGCAGGGTTGGTGATCGAGGGTCACACGGGAAATGGTATTCTGGCCCAG TTGACTGGATATTGGAACGCCATCACCAGTTTCTTTTGGTGGTAG